The nucleotide sequence TTAGCTCCTCCACGCGAATGGGCTTACTGACAAAATCATTCATCCCGATCGCCGTACAGCGATCGCGATCGTCTGGCATGGTCATAGCTGTCATGGCCACAATCCACGGATAAGTATCGGAATCGTACTCTTGCCGCAATTGGCGCGTGGTTTCAAAACCATCGATCTCGGGCATTTGTAGATCCATGAAGATCGCGTCGTAGCTCCGAGCGCGTTGCGCCTCAATCGCCTCGGCACCGTTATTAACAACGTCAGCTTCATACCCCAGACGTTCGAGCAGTTTGAGGGCAACTTTTTGATTGACCTGTACATCCTCAACCAACAAAATGCGGAGGGGTGCCGTGGAGACAAAGTCAGTGTCGAAAGGGGACAGGATCGTGCGCGAAGGCTGCCAGCGAGAGGTCGTTGGTTCTAGACAACCCACTAACGTTTGGCCCAATGGCTCAAATGCGATCGGCTTATTGAGCGTTGCCGAGATCCCGCGACTTTTTTGAAACGCTTCCGATATGCATGCCCCGACATCGCACAGCAGAATCAGCGGTTGTTGGCAGTAGTGCGGCGACGAGCGAAGGCGATCGCAGAGAATTGCTCCATTACTATCGGGCATCTGCCAATCAATCAGGGCAATATCAAAGGGTTTTTCCTGCTCAATCCAAGCTAGGAGCTCCCGCTCGGAACTGGTTGCAACGGCCTCCATTCCCCAAAGCGTTGCCTGACGGATTAAAACATCGCATTGCGTAGCATTCCCTGCCACAATTGCCAGACGCTTGCCTTTTAACTGGGGATAGGGTGGCTCTTGCGTTGAAGTCTGCACCTGCGGCTCCGCTTGCATCTCGACCGTAAAGGAAAACGTCGAGCCTCGTTTGTATTCAGAATTCACCCACATCGTGCCTCCCATCATGCGGCACAAGCGCTTACTAATAGCCAATCCCAAGCCTGTACCGCCAAACTCTCGCGTGGTAGAGTCGTTAACCTGGCTGAAGGGCTTGAACAAACACTTCAGGTTTTGAGGCGAAATTCCTATGCCCGTATCGCAAACGGAAAACAACAACTGATAGGTCGCTAAGCCCTGATTGTCCCCCCGAGTGAAGGCAAGTTGCTTGGTCTCCACCCGCACGACAACCTCTCCAGAGGAGGTAAACTTAATCGCATTGCTGAGAAGATTCAACAAAATCTGGCGCAGTCGCGCGCGATCGCCCACGACCATTTCAGGCACCTCGGGCTCGACCCAATAGATCAACTCCAGCGACTTATGGGCTGCTTGGGCAGCGTATAGACCTAGTGCTTCGACGACACTTTGGCGCAGGTTAAATGGCTCTTCCAGCAGCTCGATGGTTCCAGATTCTATTTTGGAAAAATCGAGGATGTCGTTGATGATGTCCAGTAGAGCATTACTGCTGCTGGAAATCGTGACCGCGCAGTCCTGCTGATAGGGATTGAGCTGGGTATCGAGCAACAGTTCTGCCATACCAATCACCGCATTCATCGGCGTCCGGATCTCGTGGCTCATCATGGCCAGAAAGTCACCCTTAGCCTGGTTGGCGCGATCGGCGATCGCCTTCATATGCCTGAGTCTCCGAGCTTGCTCCAGGGCTGTCAGCGTAGAATACAGCCCCCAGCTCAGCAGCACTGCTACAGTCAATCCGGCCAACAATGCCAGCTCGGGCAAGGGGGATATCCGTTGCCGAACGACAGGGGGAAGTAACCACATTTTCAAACGCCAGCGATCGCGATCGAAAGCAACTGGCACCGTTTGCACCCAGATAGGATCGGCTGTTGCAGCATTGGCAGTGTCAAAGAGCGTTCTACCGCTAGCCTCGAGAGCGATGCCGTAACTCTCTAATAACTTGTGGTGCGAATCAAACAACGCCTCTATGTCGACCGCCGCCACCAAAAAGCCCTGCCACACGCCATTCTGTCTGATGGGGGCATAGATCCACAGCTCTGGCATGTCTTGACTGGGGGTTTCAGGGATAAGAAACGTAAGCTTTTCGCTCGTGCGAGCTTGCACGAGCAACGGCTCGTCCCACAGTTCTAAAGCAATGCGAGCATAATCAGAGGCG is from Synechococcus sp. PCC 7336 and encodes:
- a CDS encoding response regulator gives rise to the protein MSRRWIRIGAFGLGISIGLGSVAIWHTLCRQARAVILNETIEAAGLIQHELEEHLEERVGAVSHFAQMQSQQMIETHQDWAVHSELLAGHLGGYRALLWMDRSGQVQASAAAACCNASDYARIALELWDEPLLVQARTSEKLTFLIPETPSQDMPELWIYAPIRQNGVWQGFLVAAVDIEALFDSHHKLLESYGIALEASGRTLFDTANAATADPIWVQTVPVAFDRDRWRLKMWLLPPVVRQRISPLPELALLAGLTVAVLLSWGLYSTLTALEQARRLRHMKAIADRANQAKGDFLAMMSHEIRTPMNAVIGMAELLLDTQLNPYQQDCAVTISSSSNALLDIINDILDFSKIESGTIELLEEPFNLRQSVVEALGLYAAQAAHKSLELIYWVEPEVPEMVVGDRARLRQILLNLLSNAIKFTSSGEVVVRVETKQLAFTRGDNQGLATYQLLFSVCDTGIGISPQNLKCLFKPFSQVNDSTTREFGGTGLGLAISKRLCRMMGGTMWVNSEYKRGSTFSFTVEMQAEPQVQTSTQEPPYPQLKGKRLAIVAGNATQCDVLIRQATLWGMEAVATSSERELLAWIEQEKPFDIALIDWQMPDSNGAILCDRLRSSPHYCQQPLILLCDVGACISEAFQKSRGISATLNKPIAFEPLGQTLVGCLEPTTSRWQPSRTILSPFDTDFVSTAPLRILLVEDVQVNQKVALKLLERLGYEADVVNNGAEAIEAQRARSYDAIFMDLQMPEIDGFETTRQLRQEYDSDTYPWIVAMTAMTMPDDRDRCTAIGMNDFVSKPIRVEELIRALERCQQAIASTRFSSSNGDRQSQREHLAI